One segment of Candidatus Methylomirabilis tolerans DNA contains the following:
- a CDS encoding beta-propeller fold lactonase family protein, with protein sequence MRRQIDTLVPWMVGLAFVVGVTWIDQAWAYEVWVTNQEDHTVTVIDSETNAIIGTITPGGKKPHNVAFSPDGAHAFVANVGSNDVNMIETKTRKTVASFPTGTKAHGLAVTADGQQLWVANPGSNDVTVIDLARRQTIDTIPVGKAPALVVFDPKGTRAFVSNGGSGDLSVIDTKSRKIISTIEAGKGAMGTDITWDGKLLLVTAGDADRIDAIDAISHHVKARIPRDGDPHGLVMSPDGKRAYAVSRKANLVSVVDCNQLNIIKDIPAGKRIDIITITPDGRRLYVTSRDTHSVIAIDTLTEKIIAEIPTGKDPHGIAVLPVSHH encoded by the coding sequence ATGCGAAGACAGATCGACACGCTGGTCCCATGGATGGTTGGACTGGCCTTCGTGGTGGGAGTCACGTGGATCGACCAGGCGTGGGCGTACGAGGTATGGGTGACGAATCAGGAAGACCACACCGTCACCGTGATCGATAGCGAGACCAATGCGATTATCGGGACGATCACGCCGGGCGGCAAGAAACCCCACAATGTCGCCTTTTCGCCCGACGGCGCTCATGCCTTTGTCGCGAATGTGGGGTCCAATGATGTGAACATGATCGAGACAAAAACGAGAAAGACAGTCGCGTCGTTTCCTACCGGGACCAAGGCGCATGGCCTTGCCGTGACCGCCGATGGGCAGCAACTCTGGGTGGCGAACCCGGGGTCGAACGATGTGACGGTGATCGATCTGGCGCGTCGGCAAACAATCGATACGATCCCGGTCGGGAAAGCTCCCGCGCTCGTGGTCTTTGATCCGAAAGGCACGAGAGCCTTTGTCAGTAACGGGGGATCCGGGGACCTGTCTGTGATCGATACGAAAAGCCGGAAGATCATCTCCACCATCGAGGCAGGTAAAGGCGCCATGGGGACAGACATCACATGGGACGGGAAGCTTCTGCTGGTTACAGCGGGAGATGCCGATCGAATCGACGCGATCGATGCGATAAGTCACCATGTCAAGGCGAGGATTCCGCGGGATGGCGATCCGCATGGCCTTGTCATGTCGCCTGATGGAAAGCGAGCATATGCCGTAAGCCGCAAGGCGAATCTGGTATCGGTGGTTGATTGTAACCAGTTGAATATCATCAAAGATATTCCAGCAGGTAAGCGGATCGATATCATTACGATTACGCCGGACGGCCGTCGCCTTTATGTGACCAGCCGCGATACCCATAGCGTGATCGCCATCGATACGCTGACGGAGAAGATCATCGCTGAGATTCCGACAGGAAAAGATCCTCACGGGATCGCCGTACTCCCTGTAAGTCATCACTAA
- a CDS encoding nitrite/sulfite reductase, with the protein MMRDANEPEKADLANWPSWAREEEIDTFDQFVQRFWNGEISPDEFKRFRLQNGIYGQRQDGEQMFRIKIPWGGLSAVQLELLAELAAKTQKGVGHVTTRQNIQLHFIKLEQVAGLMKSLASVGLTTREACGNTVRNVTIGHCAGVCPQELFDVTPYAAAVARFLLRNPMNQNLPRKFKIAFSGCPDDPGLTPIQDIGARAVTRFAEGKKERGFQLYVGGGLGPIPRLAELLEEFTPADRLLPTVAAIVRVFDRLGNREDRHKARMKFLLNKLGIEQFRALVCQERTGLESTMAGQFPSLVMWEEVPPHRVSLVSAGSPVESDDPVYRRWRATSVLPQRQAGYTMVHVRLELGDITAVQLRTLAFAAREFGDGTVRSTNQQNFVLRWIPSERLSALYRVLGAVGLATPSAERLADVTACPGADTCQLGITSSRGLAAALGALFDDELKDLADETGIRIKISACPNSCGQHHLANIGLYGGAKKFNGRQVPTYEMLLGAKLAPDRARYAEPVARIAAKNIPGAVEAVLRVYQKERQDGESFNTFLDRYGLESVKVVLAPFTDLPPVSEAPDHYLDYNAEEAFSVQIGPGECAA; encoded by the coding sequence ATGATGCGTGACGCGAACGAACCGGAGAAGGCGGACCTCGCCAACTGGCCGTCCTGGGCCAGGGAGGAGGAGATCGACACCTTCGATCAGTTCGTCCAACGATTCTGGAATGGGGAGATCTCACCCGATGAGTTTAAGCGGTTCCGTCTGCAGAACGGGATCTATGGGCAGCGGCAGGATGGGGAACAGATGTTCCGGATCAAGATTCCGTGGGGTGGGCTCAGCGCGGTTCAACTGGAGCTGCTCGCCGAGTTGGCGGCGAAGACCCAAAAGGGGGTAGGCCACGTGACGACCCGCCAGAACATCCAGTTGCACTTCATCAAGCTCGAGCAGGTAGCAGGGTTGATGAAGAGTCTGGCCTCGGTCGGGCTGACGACTCGAGAGGCCTGCGGCAATACCGTTCGCAACGTCACGATCGGACACTGTGCCGGGGTTTGTCCCCAGGAACTGTTCGATGTCACCCCGTATGCCGCGGCGGTTGCGCGATTTCTCCTGCGCAATCCGATGAACCAAAATCTGCCCAGGAAGTTCAAAATCGCATTCTCCGGCTGTCCGGACGACCCTGGTCTCACCCCCATCCAGGACATCGGAGCCCGTGCCGTGACTCGATTCGCAGAAGGAAAGAAGGAGCGGGGCTTTCAGTTGTATGTCGGCGGCGGTCTGGGTCCTATACCACGCCTCGCGGAGCTGCTCGAGGAGTTTACGCCGGCGGATCGGCTTCTGCCGACCGTAGCCGCTATCGTGCGCGTGTTCGACCGTCTCGGGAACCGCGAAGACCGGCATAAGGCCAGGATGAAGTTCTTACTGAACAAGCTGGGAATCGAGCAGTTTCGAGCATTGGTGTGCCAGGAGCGAACCGGCCTCGAATCAACCATGGCCGGACAGTTCCCCTCTCTTGTCATGTGGGAGGAGGTTCCGCCTCATCGCGTATCGCTCGTGTCGGCTGGTTCCCCCGTAGAGTCGGACGATCCCGTCTATCGGCGGTGGCGGGCCACCAGTGTGCTTCCGCAGAGGCAGGCCGGATACACGATGGTCCATGTCCGCCTCGAGCTTGGGGACATCACCGCGGTGCAGCTTAGAACTCTCGCCTTTGCGGCGCGTGAGTTCGGCGATGGCACAGTCCGCAGCACGAACCAGCAGAACTTCGTTCTCAGATGGATTCCCTCCGAGCGTCTGTCTGCGCTCTACCGGGTGCTCGGCGCCGTCGGTCTTGCTACCCCGTCGGCTGAACGGCTGGCAGACGTCACCGCCTGCCCAGGCGCCGATACATGCCAGCTTGGGATCACCTCCTCTCGTGGTCTGGCGGCTGCCTTGGGAGCCCTCTTCGATGATGAACTGAAGGATCTGGCGGATGAGACGGGGATACGGATAAAAATCTCCGCCTGCCCAAATTCTTGTGGCCAGCACCACCTCGCGAATATCGGCTTGTATGGCGGAGCCAAAAAGTTCAACGGCCGACAGGTGCCTACCTACGAGATGCTGCTGGGGGCAAAGCTGGCGCCGGACCGTGCGCGTTACGCCGAGCCGGTGGCCAGGATTGCAGCAAAGAATATTCCGGGTGCGGTGGAGGCGGTCCTCCGTGTATATCAGAAAGAGCGACAGGACGGTGAATCGTTCAATACCTTTCTGGATCGCTATGGGCTGGAGTCGGTGAAGGTAGTTCTGGCGCCGTTCACAGATCTGCCGCCGGTCTCTGAAGCGCCGGATCACTATCTCGACTATAATGCTGAAGAGGCATTTTCCGTCCAGATTGGTCCGGGCGAGTGCGCCGCGTAA
- a CDS encoding sulfite exporter TauE/SafE family protein, translating to MNLDVGQITLIGITLFAAIVNGALGYGFSSLTVPVALIFYSNRILNPALVLVEVALNSYVLLVNRGSIRKIWKRVLPIACGLIPGVIAGSYALSMASPEWLKLITYLIVLPLILLQAAGVRRPIRSEHLIGVPFGVGVGVLYSTTTISGPPLALLFNNQGFVKGEFRAAIGLIRMVESTVTATAYYYLGVYTTASTGLLSSIIPSVVIGIPIGAYVISRMNAETFRRICMSFDAWVVGFGLSKVLIELGLFTSLRAYGVWLGVVLVDLFLLYGFFTKTSEIPTTTLAVELSEGSSELMPQKTPTVQDDLPV from the coding sequence ATGAATCTTGACGTCGGGCAAATCACGCTTATCGGCATCACGCTCTTTGCGGCCATCGTCAATGGGGCGCTAGGGTACGGGTTTTCATCGCTGACCGTTCCGGTTGCCCTCATCTTCTATTCCAACAGGATCCTAAATCCCGCCTTGGTGTTGGTAGAAGTGGCGCTCAATAGCTATGTGCTGCTCGTCAATCGTGGGAGCATTCGAAAGATCTGGAAGAGGGTGCTGCCGATCGCGTGCGGCCTCATTCCGGGCGTCATTGCGGGGAGCTATGCCCTCTCGATGGCGAGCCCGGAATGGCTCAAGCTCATCACGTATCTCATCGTGCTGCCGTTGATCCTGCTGCAGGCGGCAGGGGTCAGGCGGCCGATTCGATCAGAACATCTTATTGGAGTCCCGTTCGGCGTCGGTGTCGGTGTGCTCTATTCGACAACCACCATCTCCGGTCCGCCGTTGGCGCTCCTGTTTAACAACCAAGGCTTTGTCAAAGGCGAGTTTCGAGCCGCCATTGGCCTGATCAGAATGGTCGAATCGACCGTAACAGCGACCGCATATTACTACCTGGGAGTGTACACTACAGCGAGCACGGGGCTCCTGTCGTCGATCATCCCGAGTGTTGTGATTGGAATCCCGATAGGCGCCTACGTCATCAGTCGGATGAATGCTGAAACGTTTAGAAGAATCTGCATGAGCTTCGATGCCTGGGTGGTAGGCTTCGGCTTATCCAAGGTGTTGATCGAGTTGGGGTTGTTCACAAGTCTGCGTGCCTACGGTGTGTGGCTGGGCGTCGTCTTAGTCGATCTCTTTTTACTCTACGGTTTCTTTACAAAGACGTCGGAGATCCCAACGACCACCCTGGCTGTCGAGCTCTCCGAGGGTAGTTCCGAACTTATGCCGCAAAAAACGCCGACTGTGCAAGATGATCTGCCCGTATGA
- a CDS encoding M67 family metallopeptidase encodes MVLMQPELNEIFAHAEETYPDEACGVVIGKPGDPNTNAVRRCANLANRYHQDDPIRYPRDAKTAYIMDPKDLLRIQSEADAKGLEFVVIYHSHPEHEAYFSETDRELALFDGEPVWPRLRYLVVSVKNGKVSYCKVFRWDALVKQFTGELSAVFECNDQHDES; translated from the coding sequence ATGGTCCTTATGCAACCGGAGCTGAACGAGATCTTCGCTCATGCCGAAGAGACATATCCTGATGAGGCCTGCGGGGTCGTCATAGGCAAGCCAGGCGATCCGAATACGAACGCTGTCCGCAGATGCGCGAATCTGGCGAACCGGTACCACCAGGACGATCCGATTCGTTATCCGAGAGATGCAAAGACTGCCTATATTATGGACCCGAAGGACCTTCTGCGAATTCAGAGCGAAGCCGATGCCAAAGGGCTTGAATTCGTTGTCATCTACCATTCACACCCCGAGCATGAAGCCTACTTCTCCGAGACCGATCGAGAGTTGGCCCTGTTCGATGGTGAACCAGTGTGGCCCAGGCTTCGCTATCTTGTGGTGTCAGTGAAAAATGGAAAGGTGTCGTACTGTAAGGTATTCAGGTGGGACGCTCTTGTAAAACAGTTTACAGGAGAACTATCTGCCGTCTTTGAGTGCAACGACCAGCACGATGAATCTTGA
- a CDS encoding cysteine synthase family protein, with product MKSVDILDAIGNTPLIELPRMSPKKGVRIFAKLEGNNPTGSLKDRIAKYMIEQAERSGALTSDKTILEPTSGNTGIALAMIGRRKGYKVKVVIPENATPERRQLLEIFGAELIYSDGTKGSNGAIELAQRLVAQDPTLFMPFQYGNPANPLAHYETTGVEILNDIPEVDVFVAGLGTGGTLMGVGRRLKECNPRTKVIAVEPNPGDLVQGLRSLDEGFIPPILDTSLLDGKIMVDSRCAFAATKDLTNKEGIFAGVSSGAVVHVAIRTAHRMEKGNIVVILCDGGWKYVSLGVWHKEFPELGENMYSHLWW from the coding sequence ATGAAATCAGTCGATATTCTTGATGCGATCGGGAACACGCCGCTGATCGAGCTGCCGCGGATGAGTCCTAAGAAAGGGGTCCGGATCTTCGCCAAGCTGGAGGGGAACAACCCGACCGGCAGCTTGAAGGATCGAATTGCGAAGTACATGATCGAGCAGGCCGAGCGAAGTGGCGCACTGACATCGGACAAAACGATTCTAGAGCCGACGAGCGGCAACACCGGCATTGCCCTGGCCATGATCGGGCGCAGGAAAGGGTACAAGGTCAAGGTGGTGATCCCGGAAAACGCCACCCCGGAGCGGCGTCAGCTCCTGGAGATTTTCGGCGCCGAGCTGATCTATTCCGATGGGACGAAAGGGAGCAACGGCGCTATTGAGCTGGCTCAAAGGCTGGTAGCGCAGGATCCGACCCTCTTCATGCCCTTTCAGTACGGTAATCCGGCCAACCCTCTGGCCCACTATGAAACGACCGGGGTAGAGATCTTGAACGACATCCCGGAGGTTGATGTCTTTGTGGCCGGCCTTGGGACCGGCGGAACCCTGATGGGCGTGGGGAGACGGCTGAAGGAGTGTAACCCCAGAACCAAGGTTATTGCCGTGGAGCCGAATCCGGGCGATCTGGTCCAGGGGCTTCGCAGCCTGGACGAGGGTTTCATTCCGCCGATCCTTGACACCAGCCTCTTGGACGGCAAGATCATGGTCGATTCCCGTTGCGCCTTTGCCGCCACCAAAGATCTGACCAATAAGGAAGGGATCTTTGCGGGCGTGTCTTCTGGGGCTGTCGTTCATGTGGCGATCCGGACGGCGCATCGAATGGAGAAGGGCAACATCGTGGTGATCCTCTGTGATGGCGGGTGGAAGTATGTGAGCCTGGGTGTCTGGCACAAGGAGTTTCCGGAGTTGGGCGAGAACATGTACAGTCACCTCTGGTGGTAG
- a CDS encoding sulfurtransferase TusA family protein — MSGAPEQITESLDLKGEVCPYTFVKTKLALEELQRDQVLRVIVDNPGSAANVPRSLTSEGHIIVDVAKLNDTDWAITVKKG; from the coding sequence ATGAGTGGGGCGCCTGAGCAGATAACCGAGTCCCTTGACTTGAAGGGGGAGGTGTGCCCCTACACCTTTGTGAAGACCAAATTGGCGCTGGAGGAGCTACAAAGGGATCAGGTGCTGAGAGTCATCGTAGATAACCCTGGTTCTGCTGCAAACGTTCCCAGGAGCCTGACTAGTGAGGGGCATATCATTGTCGACGTGGCGAAGCTGAATGACACCGACTGGGCGATTACCGTGAAAAAAGGTTGA
- a CDS encoding sulfurtransferase TusA family protein yields the protein MAKYSLDVTGEICPYPLMLTRQKMGKLTAGDQLVVIVDYAKSVEDIPRWAKEEGHTVLAVSEVDRTQWEIVLEKA from the coding sequence ATGGCGAAGTACTCCCTTGATGTGACCGGAGAGATTTGTCCGTATCCGTTGATGTTGACCAGGCAGAAGATGGGGAAGCTGACGGCCGGTGATCAACTGGTGGTCATTGTCGATTACGCGAAATCGGTCGAAGATATCCCAAGGTGGGCGAAGGAAGAAGGACATACCGTCCTTGCCGTTTCGGAAGTCGACAGAACTCAGTGGGAAATCGTCCTGGAAAAAGCCTGA
- a CDS encoding YeeE/YedE family protein: MVGSIIALLGFVFGITMTNDGALEPVQGAFRSWVVEINGQPATLDRLLGVSPWILVVTFVTVGGWWLLKSPAGGYQRGWSWTRSGMTIGLIATVAWPISALTGREYGLSITEPIRTISGFLFTGETSLLTWGSFMWMGLIAGAHIAARLHGEFAWRAPGAQRLLQALGGGLLMGMGAGIAGGCNIGHGLTGVPLFGLSSLTTTLSIILGVWTGVYLLFGSVAFERGARSAQRV, encoded by the coding sequence ATGGTGGGTTCGATTATCGCGTTGCTCGGTTTTGTATTTGGGATTACCATGACGAATGATGGCGCACTCGAACCGGTGCAGGGTGCCTTTCGAAGCTGGGTGGTTGAGATCAACGGGCAGCCGGCAACGCTGGATCGCCTCCTGGGCGTAAGCCCATGGATACTGGTTGTGACCTTCGTGACGGTTGGCGGATGGTGGCTCCTGAAAAGCCCGGCAGGCGGCTATCAGAGAGGGTGGAGTTGGACAAGGAGCGGGATGACTATCGGCCTGATCGCCACAGTTGCCTGGCCGATCTCAGCTCTGACAGGAAGGGAGTATGGTCTCTCGATCACCGAGCCGATCCGAACAATCTCGGGGTTTCTGTTCACGGGTGAGACCTCCCTGCTCACCTGGGGGAGTTTTATGTGGATGGGGCTTATTGCGGGCGCTCACATCGCAGCGCGGTTACATGGAGAATTTGCCTGGCGCGCCCCCGGCGCTCAGCGTCTGCTCCAGGCTCTCGGAGGCGGTCTGCTGATGGGTATGGGGGCGGGCATTGCGGGTGGATGTAACATCGGCCATGGACTGACAGGAGTTCCACTCTTTGGGCTGAGCAGTTTGACGACGACCCTCAGCATTATCCTGGGAGTCTGGACCGGCGTCTATCTCTTGTTCGGAAGTGTTGCGTTTGAGCGTGGAGCACGAAGCGCCCAGCGGGTGTAG
- a CDS encoding YeeE/YedE family protein: MIRMMGLGLAVGVAFGYALQRGRFCMNSTFRDILLTRDLTLLRAYLLALLIQMVGVRALATLGLFGLGVTPFFWMATLFGGFVFGLGMAFSGG; the protein is encoded by the coding sequence ATGATCCGGATGATGGGTTTGGGCCTTGCCGTCGGGGTGGCCTTCGGGTACGCCTTGCAGCGCGGCCGCTTTTGTATGAACTCGACATTTCGCGATATCCTGTTGACGCGGGATCTCACCCTGCTGCGGGCCTACCTCTTGGCCCTGTTGATTCAGATGGTCGGGGTCAGGGCGTTGGCGACGTTGGGCCTGTTCGGGTTGGGCGTCACACCCTTTTTCTGGATGGCGACGCTGTTCGGTGGGTTCGTCTTTGGCCTCGGAATGGCGTTTTCCGGCGGGTGA